The proteins below are encoded in one region of Silene latifolia isolate original U9 population chromosome 2, ASM4854445v1, whole genome shotgun sequence:
- the LOC141641142 gene encoding uncharacterized protein LOC141641142, which produces MDDFITCLNACGMLDIPATGAFFTWTNKQDATHRKYIRLDRFLVNQEWVDVFPDMHAHFHPEGLMDNNPCIFRNIKLEGRGYARFKYFNMWSNAPGFHDKIRNTWSQQINGTKMFGVVKKLKALKGVLKRLNKDCFSDVVLNSSKALMNLEKIQIQIQEDYANPDLVTLELQALAEVKFWSKARDSFLQHKAKTKWLDEGDSNTTYFHSVIKKRFLRNKIGLLGSKKIPEQVRREEVLLKGSFCNEDHGLTLSTPITKEEIKGVVFSTPIDKVPEPDGDEICNAIMDFFATGRLLTQINATNITLIPKYDRPTAVSHFRPIACCNLVYKVISKLLYNRLAYVLPDLVHENQGAFIKGRKAVTPRCLFKIELQKAYDTVEWDFVEQMLHGLKFPAHFTHLVMQCVRSTSFTLSLNGNNFGYFKGQRGLRQGDPISPLLFTICMEYLTRLIKFSTDRWSFQYQPLCKNLKLTHLMFADDLLLFCKGKPQSIWLLMRAFSSFSNAYGLSMNNAKSEIFFIGVNEDIREGIKELIGFKEGTMPFRNYLWDGSPDYHRVPLVAWDKVTLPKKEGGLGIKKVDVWNVARLVKDKLKDGFIDNIWTLSSKGYIIKGGYDWLCPAHTYHNCGASIHKLYLYYQSSAPPDTVVWGLFSNDGQLDYRDRNNIQWRIKRNNARINEWLLRPETVASRIEEDTKHRIKQKLGAVDDQTASLWLQNMGVI; this is translated from the exons ATGGATGATTTCATTACTTGTCTGAATGCTTGTGGTATGCTTGATATTCCTGCAACAGGGGCCTTTTTCACATGGACAAATAAGCAGGATGCTACCCATAGGAAGTATATTAGGCTGGATAGATTTCTTGTTAACCAAGAATGGGTAGATGTGTTTCCTGACATGCATGCTCATTTCCATCCTGAGGGCTTAATGGATAATAATCCTTGTATTTTCAGGAATATTAAGTTGGAAGGAAGGGGGTATGCTAGATTCAAATACTTTAACATGTGGAGTAATGCTCCTGGTTTCCATGACAAAATACGAAATACTTGGAGTCAACAGATAAATGGTACTAAGATGTTTGGAGTGGTGAAGAAATTGAAAGCTCTCAAGGGTGTACTCAAAAGGCTCAATAAAGATTGCTTTTCTGATGTTGTGCTCAACTCTAGTAAAGCTCTGATGAATCTAGAGAAAATCCAGATTCAAATTCAGGAGGATTATGCCAATCCTGATCTTGTTACCTTAGAACTGCAGGCCCTTGCTGAGGTGAAATTCTGGTCTAAAGCAAGAGACAGTTTCTTACAGCATAAAGCCAAGACTAAATGGCTTGATGAAGGGGACAGTAATACAACCTATTTTCACAGTGTTATTAAGAAAAGATTCCTGAGAAACAAGATT GGTTTATTGGGCAGCAAGAAGATTCCTGAACAGGTGAGAAGGGAAGAAGTGTTGCTTAAAGGTTCCTTTTGCAATGAGGATCATGGCCTTACCCTTTCTACTCCTATTACTAAAGAGGAAATTAAAGGAGTGGTGTTTTCTACTCCTATTGACAAAGTCCCTGAGCCTGATG GGGATGAGATCTGCAATGCTATTATGGACTTCTTTGCTACTGGTCGCTTGCTCACACAGATAAATGCAACTAACATTACCCTTATTCCAAAGTATGACAGACCTACTGCTGTTAGCCATTTCAGACCAATAGCATGTTGTAACCTGGTTTATAAAGTGATCTCTAAGTTGCTCTACAATAGACTTGCTTATGTACTGCCTGACCTTGTTCATGAGAATCAAGGAGCTTTTATCAAGGGGAG GAAAGCAGTCACTCCTAGATGCCTGTTCAAAATAGAATTGCAGAAAGCTTATGATACTGTAGAGTGGGATTTTGTTGAACAAATGCTACATGGTCTAAAATTTCCAGCTCATTTTACTCACTTGGTCATGCAATGTGTAAGGTCAACCTCCTTTACTTTATCTCTAAATGGGAATAACTTTGGATACTTTAAAGGGCAAAGAGGActgaggcaaggggatcctatTTCACCCCTTCTGTTCACTATATGCATGGAATATTTAACCAGGCTGATCAAATTTTCCACTGACAGATGGTCATTCCAATATCAACCCCTTTGCAAGAATCTGAAGCTCACTCATCTCATGTTTGCAGACGATCTCCTTCTTTTTTGCAAGGGTAAACCTCAATCAATTTGGTTACTCATGAGAGCCTTCTCTTCTTTCTCTAATGCTTATGGCCTATCTATGAATAATGCTAAATCCGAGATTTTCTTTATTGGAGTAAATGAGGATATTAGGGAGGGTATAAAGGAGTTGATTGGTTTCAAGGAAGGTACCATGCCCTTCAG AAATTATCTTTGGGATGGCTCCCCTGATTACCACAGAGTGCCCCTTGTGGCCTGGGATAAGGTCACTTTACCTAAAAAAGAAGGAGGTTTGGGGATTAAGAAGGTTGATGTGTGGAATGTTGCTAGACTAG TGAAAGATAAGCTCAAAGATGGTTTTATTGACAACATCTGGACTTTGAGCTCTAAAGGATATATAATCAAGGGTGGGTATGACTGGCTTTGCCCTGCTCATACGTACCACAACTG TGGAGCATCTATTCACAAATTGTATCTATACTACCAGAGTTCAGCACCACCTGATACAGTGGTATGGGGGCTCTTTTCCAATGATGGACAGCTTGATTACAGAGACAGAAACAACATTCAGTGGAGGATTAAG AGAAATAATGCCCGGATCAATGAATGGCTACTTAGACCTGAAACAGTTGCTAGTCGTATTGAAGAGGATACTAAACATAGAATTAAACAGAAATTAGGGGCAGTTGATGACCAGACTGCTTCATTATGGCTGCAAAACATGGGAGTGATTTGA